A window of the Halichoerus grypus chromosome 2, mHalGry1.hap1.1, whole genome shotgun sequence genome harbors these coding sequences:
- the LOC118549672 gene encoding LOW QUALITY PROTEIN: olfactory receptor 1G1-like (The sequence of the model RefSeq protein was modified relative to this genomic sequence to represent the inferred CDS: inserted 1 base in 1 codon), translating to MRWENLTSVSEFYLLGLSEQPKQQEVLFGLFLSMYLVTVAGNLLIILAIIADAHLHTPMYFCLANLSLADACFVSTTVPKMLTNIWIQNQVISYAGCLSQLYFFMLFVMLEAFLLAVMAYDRYVDICHPLHHIMVMSPGLCVLLVSASWIVNALHSLLHTLLMNSLSFCADHKIPHFCDINPLLSLSCTDPFINELVIFTIEGLAGXDCVLCLIISYTHIFLTILKIPSTQGKQEAFSTCSSHLSVVSLFFGTSFCVYFSLPSTRSAQKGTVASVMYTVETPVLNPFIYSLRNRDIESSLRKLIWVKKTTNVGEVVEKGEPSVGGNAS from the exons ATGAGGTGGGAAAACCTGACCAGTGTCTCAGAATTTTACCTCCTGGGGCTTTCTGAGCAGCCAAAGCAGCAGGAAGTCCTCTTTGGGCTGTTTCTGTCCATGTACCTGGTCACAGTGGCAGGCAACCTCCTCATCATTCTGGCTATCATTGCTGATGCTCACCTCCACACGCCCATGTACTTCTGCCTGGCCAACCTCTCTCTTGCTGATGCCTGCTTCGTGTCCACCACAGTCCCCAAGATGCTGACAAACATATGGATCCAGAATCAGGTCATCTCATATGCAGGATGTCTATCACAACTGTATTTTTTCATGCTGTTTGTGATGCTGGAGGCATTCCTCTTGGCCGTCATGGCCTACGACCGCTATGTGGACATATGCCACCCACTCCATCACATCATGGTCATGAGCCCTGGGCTCTGTGTCCTTCTAGTTTCTGCATCCTGGATCGTGAATGCCCTCCACTCTCTCCTACACACACTCTTGATGAACAGCCTGTCCTTCTGTGCAGACCACAAGATCCCACACTTCTGCGACATCAACCCCCTTCTGAGTCTGTCCTGCACAGATCCCTTCATTAATGAGCTGGTGATTTTCACCATCGAGGGTCTTGCAG CCGATTGTGTGCTTTGCCTGATTATCTCTTACACACATATTTTCTTGACAATCCTGAAGATCCCCTCAACTCAGGGGAAGCAGGAAGCCTTTTCCACCTGCAGCTCTCATCTCTCTGTAGTTTCTCTATTCTTTGGGACttccttttgtgtttatttcagtCTTCCCTCAACCCGCTCAGCACAGAAGGGCACAGTTGCATCAGTGATGTACACAGTGGAAACCCCAGTGCTGAATCCTTTTATCTATAGTTTGAGGAACAGAGACATCGAGTCTTCCTTAAGAAAGCTAATTTGggttaagaaaacaacaaatgttggagaggttgtggagaaaggggaaccctctgttggtgggaatgcaagttag